The Paenibacillus macerans genome includes a window with the following:
- a CDS encoding YbaB/EbfC family nucleoid-associated protein — MNNMNQMMKQVKKMQEQMLKAQEELGSKTVEGSAGGGVVTVQANGHKKVLSLTIKPEAVDPDDVEMLQDLVLTAVNDALNKAEELANQDMGKFTGGMKIPGLF, encoded by the coding sequence GTGAACAATATGAATCAAATGATGAAACAAGTGAAAAAAATGCAGGAGCAAATGCTGAAGGCGCAAGAGGAACTCGGCAGCAAAACGGTGGAAGGCAGCGCGGGCGGCGGTGTCGTTACGGTCCAAGCGAACGGACATAAAAAAGTGCTGTCCCTGACCATTAAACCGGAAGCGGTCGATCCGGATGACGTTGAAATGCTGCAAGACCTCGTGCTCACCGCAGTTAACGATGCCCTGAACAAAGCGGAGGAGCTTGCCAATCAGGATATGGGCAAGTTTACGGGCGGCATGAAGATTCCCGGCCTGTTCTAA